The Moorena producens PAL-8-15-08-1 genomic interval CCCGTTATATCCTTGGGACGCTTCTGAAACAAGAAAACCTCTGGATGATTGATTCAGCTAGTGCGTCTCCTTATAGCTAGAAACTGGTGGCCAACACCAGGTTATGATATAGATTAGTAGCCAAAGACTAACTAATCGAAACTAATAACCTAATAACCGATGGATGGATATGGCTGGAAGCTCCACCCCTGCACCGGACAACGGAAGTTCAGTAGCACTCTTTCTCAGGAGAAGGACAAAGGCTTCCGTTCGCGTAGCGTGGCCCAAAGGCCATAAGAAAGTAAAAAACATTGTCAACAAGTCGAATTATGGAGCTAAGATAAAGGCAGAAAAACTTGCACCAATTCTAATAGGTGCCCTTGACCATGGCGAATTAAATTCGCCACGGGTCGCACCTGAGCATGGCAAACTGATCACCGCTCCTGCAAAATCGACACTCCAATACACTCCCTCTGGTTCCTTAGAAACCGTGCCTTCAACGTCTTCAATCAGGATAAAAAGCAGAAGTCACTCGGCGAAGGAATTAGTCACAAGGTCTTTTACAACAGTCTTCTGGAAGTAAAACGGACACATCAACCTCAAAGGTAACTAAAAGGGAATAAGTCCCCCTAGGATCGAGGCCTAACCTATTGGAGTTAGATAAAATCTAAGCTCTATGATAGAGTAAAATTAAAAATCGTAGGCAAAACAACCTATCAAATACAAACCTATATTTAGATACTGCGAATTAGCATTTGTCTTATGACTAACTGATTCAGAAGCGAATAGTAGCAGGTGCTTACAAATTTTTTCCGATATCCACCCTAAGGTAATACTAGTTAAGAGGTTTTGCGTTTTATTCGATAGTAATTATGTCCCATCATCTCATCTTCAGAGAATCACGGACTCAGGTTTATGTACCTGTGAAAATTGCATCCTCACCTCCATCTACCAATCCCAAGACTTCTGTCTCTGCTGGGCAACTGGGGAGTTTGAATCATTGGATGTTTGTGTCTATTGGACTAGCTTTAGTGGTGATTGGATTAGTGCTGTATGGTAAGCTCCAATTCAAGGATAAGGACAAAAAGCTGAAATTGGAGCAGTATAAAACTGCTGATCTTAGGAAAAAGTTAAAGCTGGCGCTTAATACTATCCGGAAAATGGAATCCAATCCTGATTTGGTTCACTCGCGGGAATTTAATCTGGACTACCTCAGAATGCGAATGGAAGAAGAAGTATTCCACTTTGCAGTTATCAATCAAATTAAAATTAGAATAAAACAGTTAATCAGTATAGCATTACGACCTACTCAAGACTCTAGAAATGTTATCGGTGTTGCTAGTACGTCAGGTCGTCAAATTAATGAAACATTTGATGTTAAGTACGAAACAGAAATTCGAGGTAAACGCAGTGTGGGAGTGCTTTTCCGCATTCAAGTTAAATTAATGAAATTACCCACTCAACGCACCTCGGCAACCGTTAGCCAAATTATTGACTGTATAGAAACATTTCTTAGTCCAGATGCAGAAAATGATACCTGGCAACCAACAATTCAAGGACGTATTGTTTGCATGCGTTGGGATCAAAAGGCAAAACCAACGCCATTATTAGTATTGGAACAATCTACTGAAGGGGTTAATGTGACTCTAAGAACCAAACGGGTTGGGATGACGTAATACCAATTTTATTCATAGTAGTTCTTAATGGTTTTAGGGAATAGGGAGTAGGGAGTAGGAAGTGTGGGGAGATGGGGAGATAGGGAGATGGGGAGATAAAATTGGTATTAGCAATTAGCCATTAGCCATTAGTCATTACTGATTACCAATTACCGATTACCAATTACCGATTTCCCAAGCTTTGTCTTGATGCAGCGCGGTCATGGGCACGTTGCTGAATTAAGGAATGAATGCGCAATCATCTGGTGCATGTTAAAGCCCCCTAAATCCCCCAATTTTGCGGGACGCAAGAACGTCTTATTCCCCCCAGAATTGGGGGGTTAGGGGGGCAAAACCATACCCAGAATCAGCAACGCCGTCATGGGGGAAACCACGGCAGTTGCTGGGGGAACGGCAGTCGCTCATGGTTTTGGGTCTGTGTGCGGACACAGGTTCCGCACCTGTCTTGATGCAGTCGCTCATGGGGGAAACCCCCTTTGGCGGCGCTGCATCGTTGTAAGCCCCGTGGAAACCCCCTTTGGCGGCGCTGCCTCCCCAAGACCGCACTGCCTCCCCAAGACCGCGCTGCCTCCCCAAGACCGCGCTGCACCGCTGCTCCCTGCTCCCTGTTCCCAGATCCGCTGTTCCCTTTGCTATATAGGGTGCCTTATTAAGGCACCCTACTATTTATAGAGTTTGGTTTCCAGTTTGAGGTAAGTCCTCTTTGGGTATTCCTTAACCAATTTTTTAAACAGGCTTTAATAATCTTTATGCAGCTAATAAATTGATTTCGATACTATAGATAATAAACGAGTAAAATACTCACAATGTTTATTAATCCTAGGGGGTGGTTCGGGAAGATTATTCCTTCCCATACACCAAATCAGTATACAGATATTTCTACAAAGAAAGATACATCATCACAGGATAACACTCCGTTAAAACCAGCTAGATTAGGTTTCCTACTAGCTGTTTTTTTTCCCCTATTCGGAGCAATTTCAACAGCTCGGGATGGGGAGGGAGTGCAACGGATGGAAAAACAAACCCAAACTTGGTTTTTCAAACTTAGGGGTCCGGTGACTGGCCCAGACAATATAGTGATTTTGGCAATTGATGAGGAGTCTCTGAATTTAAATCAATCCTATGATGATAATGATGAGTCTCAAGCACTAACTGATTTAGAACTTATCAAGAGCTGGCCCTGGAAACGAGCTGCTTATGCTAAAGCGATTGAGCGTGTAATGGCTGCTGGAGCTAAGTCTGTTGCCGTCAGTATTGTGTTAGATAGTCCCAGTAGTTACGGTAAGGCAGATGATCAACGGTTGAGAGAGGTGCTAGAAAATTATGGCGAAAAGGTTACTCTGGCCGCTATATATGATACTTACGAAACTGTTGAAGGTGAGGCTATCAAGCTAGTTAAGCCAAATTCTTTGTTTGAGACACCCCAGCTATCTGTAGGTTCGATTAATTATCCCATTGAGCCAGATGGCAGAATCTATCGTCTAGCCAATCAGTTTCCCAAAGTTTGGGCTAAGAATAATCCAGAATTGGCAGAAACATCTGATCAGCTGATTTTTACAGTACCTTCCTTTAATGAGGCTACCTTGGCAGCTGCTCAGGAATCAGGACTGAAGACGAAGCCCAAACCAGAGAATATTTTCTTCTACGGTTCGGATGCATTTAGATCTATTCCCTTCTGGTATGTCTTAGATGATAATCGCTGGCACACTCGCCTAGACGATGGTAAGTATTTCCAAGACAAGATTGTGTTAATTGGACCAACTGCTAGCTCATTACCAGATTTTCATCGGACTCCTGTGTCCGATAGAATGGCTGGGGTAGAAATCAATGCTAATGCGATCGCAACACTACTCGAAGGTCGTACCATTGTTCAAGCAATTCCCAATCCTATCCACAGAGGAGTGTTGATCTTCTTGGGGGTTAATGTCGTCAGGTACTTATTCAGTCGGATTAAGCGATGGCAAGTTTGCCTAGGCTGGACAGTGCTCGGGGTAATCACTTGGGGAGAAATCAGTTATCTATTTTTCGTGTATGAGGGGCTAATTTTGCCTACAGCAGTCCCTATAGTTAACATAACTCTCAGTGGTGTTTTCTGTAGCGCTATGGGAGCAATGCAAGACCTGAAGAATAAACAGCAACTACGCCAAACTCTCAAACATTACGTTTCTGCCCCCATTGTTCAAGAAATTATCTCTGGACAAGATGATTTACGCAATTTGCTGGAGGAAAGGGAAGAAGAACTATTTGCTACTAAGTTAAGTGGACGCTATCAAATCATCAAACGACTTAGTGCTGGAGGATTTGGCGAAACCTTTATTGCTGAAGACACCCAGCGACCGGGAAATCCGCACTGTGTGGTCAAACAGCTCAAACCTGCTAGCAATAATCCTCAACACTGGCAACTGGCTCGACGCTTATTTCAAACGGAAGCAGAAATTCTCGAAAAGTTGGGCAAACATCACCAAATCCCTGAGCTGTTAGCCTATTTTGATGAAAATCAAGAATTTTATCTAGTTGAAGAGTTTATTAAAGGTCATCCTCTCAGCGATGAGTTACCAGCGAAACCTATTCCTGAAGCCAACGTCATTGCCATAGTGGTAGATATTCTAAAGGTATTGCAGTTTGTCCACAGTCACAGTGTGATTCACCGAGATATTAAACCCGATAATCTAATTCGGCGCAAATCAGATCAGAAGCTGGTGCTAATTGACTTTGGCGCTGTTAAAGAAATTACTAATCAATTGCATTCAAGACGAAACCTGACTAATTTCACTGTCGCCATTGGTACTAAAGGTTATATGCCTAATGAACAAGCTGTGGGTAGTCCAAGATTTAACAGTGATATTTATGCTACAGGTATGATTGCTGTGCGATCGCTTACTGGCATAATTCCTAGCAAATTACCCACAGATCCCATAAGTGGAGACGTAATTTGGCTCGATAAGGCACAGGTCAGTCCTGAATTAGCTACAGTGGTCAACAAAATGGTGCGCTATAGCTTCCGAAGTCGCTACCAGTCCGCTGAGGAGGTATTAGAAGCACTGAAACCTTTAACCAAAACCTTGCCAACATTCTCGTTTAGTAGCCTTGATTCATCGGTAGCGCTAGAATCTGAGGCTTCCACCGTGCCAGCACCACAGAAAACCATGGTTGATAGTGACTGTTCGAGTTCACAGAAAACTGTTCCGTTGTCGGAATCTACCACAGTGCTAGAGGAGGAAACCATGGTTGATAGTGACTGTTCGAGTTCACAGAAAACTGTTTCGTTGTCGGAATCTACCACAGTGCTAGAGTCTAAGGAAACCTTATTCTAGTGATTATCCCTCTTCTGTCACTCTCCGAGCAGTAAAATAAGAGAATAAACAGATTGGGTAGCTCAAAAGTAGATAGGGCAATGGATGTAGAGTTACAGATTCTCAAACATAGTGCCAGAGATGCACAACCAACAGTTTCGGTTATTGATCAATATTGTGAGGCTTATAAAGACCTGTTTTCAGAAGTAAGAAGTTATGAATGTTTCAAATATTTACATTTAGGAATAATCTCACCGATAAAGAGAAAGTCGCTACCAGAAATAGCTAAGGTAGTAGGCATAAAATCTGCTCAGTCACTCCATCATTTTTTAGCCAATTCTCCTTGGTCAGCGACTGAATTAAAATCCCGAAGATTAAGTCGGATGCTCAAAGCATTAAACTCGGAAAAAATCACGGTAATAATTGATGAAACCGGGGATAGAAAGAAAGGGAAAAAAACGGACTATGTAGCAAGGCAATATCTAGGAAGTATCGGAAAAGTAGATAATGGAATAGTGTCAGTTAATGCTTACGGGGTGTATCAAAATATAACATTTCCATTGGTAGGCAAAATCTTCAAACCAAGAGGAACATTAAAATGGGAAGATAAGTACAAAACTAAAATAGAGTTAGCCTCAGAAATCCTAGAAGAATTAGTAGAAGAAGGATTAAATATAGAACGAGTATTAGCGGATAGTCTGTATGGTGAAAGTAGCCAGTTTATTAGAACATTAGAGAAAACTAAATTGTCTTATGTAGTAGCAATTAGGAGTAATCATGGAGTCTGGATGCCAAGTGAACAGAGGGTTAGAGCGAATAAGTGGTGTAAATTTACCAGAACATTTAGTAATCAAAAATCCGAAACTAGATACATTAGAGAAATAGTATATGGAAAAAAGAGAGCCATAACTTACTGGGAAATAACCACAGACCCAAAAACTATGCCAGAGAATGGAACATCTTTTGTGATGACTAATTTGAAAGGTAATCTCAAGAAAATCTTGGGAGATTTGTATGGATTAAGAACATGGGTAGAGTATGCTTTTCGTCAGTGTAAACAAGAATTAGGATGGACAGATTACCGTTTTACTAAGTTTAAGGATATCGAAAAATGGTGGGAAATAATTTTTTGTGTGTACACCATGATTAGTTTAAATTCTCCAGCTTTTTTATCTTTAAATAAATCGACAGAAGTAGCCAATAAGGTGAAAGATGCTGATGATATCCAGGTGAGTAATCATCAACAATGGAATCATAAAGGTGGATGGAAGAATGTGTTAAACAATTTTCGTTTACTGATTCAACCAATTATGATGTTATGGATTATTTTTCCCTGGTTAGATATTTTGCCTAATAGTAAATTATTGCTGGGATTGAATCAGCTAATTAGTGAAATTAATCAATATCAATTCTTTTTTAATTCTGGATAATCTGACTTATTTGTTAATCATTGAATTCGGAGAGTGACAGAAGAGGGTTATAGCGGTTTTTAATTAGGTGAGGTACAAATTTTGGAGTTTTAGGGAACAGGGAACAGGGAACAGGGACCAGGGAACAGGGAACAGGGAAAAAATCCTGTGTACCTCATTAGGCTGTAAACCGCTAGAGTCAGTCAATAGGGCAGTTGAATGTTGAGTGTCCACTTTCAAGATTAAACCTTCAACCTTCAACCTAGCAACCTGGTAACCTTGAACCTTCAACCTGCTAACCTTAAGCCACTGCTAGAGGATTCAACCATCGCAAAATTTCTCGTTGCAAGCGATTTAAATCGCGATAGACTTCTTGCTTGACCCACTGACCTACGGCATCCAATGGGGTAAACACTGCCCCTGGGTTTAAGGTGACATCTTGCCCTAAAGGTGTTAAATGATTTCCTGGTATCCGCTGTAGGACAACCATATTTGGAAAACGTTTCTGTAAGGCTTGGGTCAAGCTAACACTTTGGTCAATCTCGTCATCAGTGAATTTAATCAGTAAATTACGCTGGATTTGATAGCGTTGAGTAATCAGAGAGTTAGTTTCTTGGGGTGAGGGAGTAAACTCGACCTGGAAGATAGGATTGAGGTTTAACTGTTCCATAAAGGGAATGGCACGGTCAGCGGAATAGTTGTTATAGGAAATCAAGATATTACCAGCTCGTTCTACACTGAAGAGGCTGCCAATCAACAAATGTAGTTTGCACCCCATGCTGTGGCCGATACCATAGATGGGTAGATACCGTTTCCGTAAAGCATTAGTTCCCTGTAAGCGATTGAGAGTAGTCTCGAAGCGGTTGAGTACATCTCGTGCGATCGCAATATGGTCGAGGGTATTCACAAACGGTGTCGCAATCACTGCATACCGTTGAGCTGCTAATTTTTCCAGTAACAATCGGTAAGTTACGTGGGGTGCTGTAGCAATAAACGCCCCACCCAGGAAATGGATAATCCCGGTGGGACGATTGGGGATTAAAACCCAGTTACCAGATATCTCTTGCCAGTCCATGCCATACTCTATAGGGTTTACTTCTTTTATTGTAAAGATGTTTGTAGAGTACTCTAGAGTATGGTATTAATCTAGTAATATCTAGAAGTTAAGAATTCTGAATTTACAATTCAGAATTCTCTTGACCTGGTACCATTAGTCGAAATTCATAAGTGTTGGGAGTAGACAATAATTCTGCACCCCTAGGATTAAGGTATCGCCCGTTTAATTTTAACTTCATGCGACTCTTGAAGCTAGCAGCGCAGTAGCTAGGATTAGTATTAGCTCCAGGTGTGAAAGAAATCCTGTATTGAATTTCTCCTAGTGTAGGGTAGGCTTCGATATTAGGGAAATCTTGAGTAACACTAGTCATATCTTCAATTATTAACTCTTTACCGCACTCATTAATAATTTGCTTGTTAGAAGCTAAGGCTTGAATTGCCGAGGTAATAAATTCTGATGCGGTGTTGATATCACCAGTAACTGGTTCTTGAGCATTTAACCCTGAAGCAAAAGCGAAAACCATAGCAGTTGCAGCAGCAATTAACGTATTTTTTACCTTCATCTTAAGCCTCGTTTAGTTGAGATTGATTATGAGCACACAGTTGAGAACAAATCTTGAGTGCCCATGACAATTAGCACTGCTAATGGTGCAGTATCAGGAAAACTGGTTAGCAGCACTTATCCATACAATTCCCCAAAGTGTCTAGTTAGGGAACAGTCTATAGGCAACTATGGGTAGAGGGGAGATGAAGAAGATGAGGACTAGTGATTTTATAAAAAAAGCTATACTTAATAGATAGATTTCCAACTATTTTGAATGAGATTGAGACTTTATTAGCTTCTGACAAAAGAAGCTAATAAAGAATCGTAACTAACTCACTAAAGATTCAGCACTGACCTTAGTCAACTCTCGAATCTGCTCAATCAAATTGTTAATACCATCAGTATTGAGGCGATAACTGATGGGATGGGCAATCAGTCGTGCTGTACTCTCATACAAAATGTCAATTTCAATCAAGCCATTCTCTTTTAAGGTACGACCTGTGGACACCAAATCCACAATTGCCTCCGACATCCCGGTAATTGGACCAAGTTCAACAGAACCGTAGAGGGGGATAATTTCTACTGGCAAATCCAGGTTATTGAAATATTCCCGAGCACAGTGAACAAACTTGGAGGCTACGCGACCATGAGCTGGCAAATCCAAAGGGCTTCGATAAGAGCTAGCTGCACGAACTGCCAATGACATCCGACAATAACCAAAGTGTAAGTCACCTAAAGTAGCCACTGCCGGGGTTTTTTCCCGTAGCACATCGTAACCAACTATCCCCAACTGAGCTTGACCATATTCGACGTAAACCGGTACATCTTGAGCTCGTACCAGTAGAGCTTGAGCAGTTTGACTGGGGTCTTGAATCTGGAGTTGGCGGTTGGCGGAGTCTAGGAAGGTACTAAAGTCTAAGCCAACGGATTGCAGTAGCTTGATGCTGTCTTTTAGGAGTGCGCCTTTGGGTAATGCGATGGTAATCATATGGGGAGCTTCGGGAGCTTTGGGAGGGGGTAAATTAGTTCACTGATCAGATCAACTATACCTGTAGAAGCTCCATTATAGAAGCCCGTGCTCCTCAAATTACCACCAACCCGATCATGTCCAGTTGAATAATTATGATTCCGGGGGGTACGTCATTAGCTATTTGTTAAACCTTTAAATCAGGAATCAGCTCTAGCACAGTTTTTTTAATAAAATCCCGCTGATAAAAGTCAGGATTAACAATCCTTCGATTCCAGACCACAATGTCTAAATCTATACAGCGCGGTCTATTTTTATTGGCTTGCTTTACCCGCCCTTGGTCAATTTCGTTAGGTGCGCTTTCCGTTGGCGAATTAAATTCGCCACGGGTCGCACCTCTTGTTTAAGTTTTTGACGAAAGGTCTCAAAACTGTCTTCTGTATGAATTAAAAAGGCACCATTTATAAAATTATGTTGCTCAGTAAAGCCTATGGTTTTTGTTATGTAAAAGCGATATTAATTAACAAGAATATCAGGGTTTGATAAGTTATATATAGCGACTTTTATATTTTTATGAGTTTCAAGGTTAGAGCCAACAATTACTACCACTTCATTCACTACCACTTCATTCATCGTTTAGCACTCAATTCTATAGACACAGAATCGGAAAATCGCAAAGCAAAAGGTTTATCAACTTTTACCTTAGCCCATACCGGGGATTTTCCATTACAATATCTAAAATCATCTGGGTTAGCTTTTCTAGTAAATTAAACTCACTTTCTTCCACTGCTTTAATTACACACTTGCTTAGGGTTTTATAATTTAGGGTATCTTCAACGCGATCGCTTTACCAATCCTTTTGGTTCCACCTGTAACCAATGCCCAAGCCATACTGGTTTGTCTTTCTATGCCTTAAATTATAATTACCCTTTGATGAATTTTATCTTAACTAAGATAGTATAATTAAGTAGGTGGGCATAAATAAACGTTAAAAATAAAAATAGTAAAATGAAGCGGAAAGCCTTTATTTAAGGGGTTTTAATCATTTTGAATCTCAATCGCTTTTTTACTGATAATTAAGCCCACCTACTTAGTAGCTTGTCGTGTCTATCAATGACTTGGCTGTTAACTACAGGTAGTAGGCTTCGTTAATAACCCAAGCTACAGATAAAGTCGCTGCGTAAGTCCTATAATTGTGTTGATAGTCAACCGTCAACCGTCAACTATCAACAAAATCAATGCGTATCCTTTTAGTAGATGATGAAATTGAGCTGACTGACCCCCTGTCTCGGGTATTAACTCGTGAAGGTTACACTGTAGATGTGGCTTACAATGGTGCCTCAGGAAATGAGTTAGCTTGCGTTGGCGCTTATGACTTGTTAATCTTAGACTGGATGCTACCGCACATGTCTGGGTTAGAAATTTGCCAACAAATGCGATCGCATGACACCACTACCCCAGTTCTTTTTCTAACCGCCAAGGACACTGTAGATGACCGAGTGATGGGATTAGATGCTGGTGCTGACGACTATCTAGTTAAACCATTTGAACTGCGGGAGTTACTCGCTAGAGTCCGGGCTCTGCTTCGGCGTTCTGCTGCGACTGATGCCAATCCCAGCCAGCGGTTACGGGTTGGACAAATAGAATTAGACTTAACCAATCAAATAGCTTATCGCCACGGACGCCCAATTGAGCTATCGGAAAAAGAAAGCCAACTGCTAGGGTACTTCATGAGCAATGTTGGTCTATTATTATCCCACAAGCAAATTTATCAACATTTGTGGCCATCTGAGGAAATCCCAAAAAGTAACAATTTAGCTGCTCTAGTTCGTTTGTTGCGTCGCAAAATCGAAGTTAAGGGTTCCGCCCCCCTGATCCATACAGTTTATGGTAAGGGTTATCGGTTTGGTTGATTGTTATTTGTTAATAAATAATTTAACTTATTTATTGATGAGCCTGACTACAGGGGCTAAAGGAAATGCGATGCAGCCGACATGGTCCGTATTTTTGCAGTGCTAACCGATGCTTTTTGGTACCATAGCCCATGTTGGCTGTCAAATCATACTCTGAATACTTGGTAGCTAGACGAATGATTAAATCATCACGCCACACCTTGGCTACAATACTGGCCGCTGCAATATGAAGCGATCGCTGATCCCCCTTTACTAGATTTCGTTGTGCTATCGGTAAATCTGGCAACCCGTGTAACCCATCAATCAGACAAATATCGGGCTTAACTTTTAATTTAAGCACAGCCCGTTTCATAGCTAACAATGAGGCTTGTAAGATATTGAGCTGGTCAATTTCTGCACTAGTGGCATAACCAATAGTCCAATCCAGTGCCAATCCCTGAATTTCTTGAGACAGCCTTTGGCGTCGTTTCCGGGACAACTTTTTACTATCTTTAACGCCAGCTATAGCCAGTTGTGCCAGGACAGATACAGGTAAAATCACTGCTGCTGCCACAACTGGACCAAATAAGGCACCTCGCCCTACTTCATCTACTCCAGCCACTAAGGAAGGAGTACCGGATTGATCCGGTAACTCAAACACTTCAGTGACTTTGTCCGTTGTCATTTATCTGCTGAAGAGCGGCGACGGCGGCGGCGCACGATGGGGGGACTGTTAATGGTGCCATTTGGACTACTGAGTTGATCAGATCCAGTTTCTGGAATTGGTGTGGCAGCACTAGATTCCACCAAGTCTGATTCGTCTAACTCTAGCTGATCGTCGATGGAGGATTGACTATTAGTTGAATCGGTAGTTGAATCGGTAGTTGAATCGGTAGTTGAATTGGATAATTCTTCTTCATTATCCTCGATTTTTTCTCCCGGCAGTAACACTGAGATAATTGCTGACCTAGGATCTTTCACCTCTCGGTCTAAATTTAGTATAGGGGAAATGCCCATCAACGCATAAACATCTTGTTCTTCTGGGCTCATTTCAACCCTGACCAATTCTGGTGGTTCTTTCTCTTGAGCAAACTTGACTAGCTGGGGTTTTTCTACTCCTGAGGTCGATACCTCGGTTTCTGTGATGGCATCAAAGTTGGATGAGACAGAGATCACCCGATTGACTCCCCTAGTAATTGGTTCTTCCCTAATCACCGGGTCATCAATACGACGGCGGCGGCGGCGGCGATTATTTACCGCTCCCCGTTCCTGATAACTGGGGTGATTGAGCAAGTCCAAATCATTATCATTCTCAGAAGATAAGTCTACGGGTTCGGGGAACTGTGGAATGCTTCGCTCCGCCGGTAAGGGGATCGGTGCTAAGGTCTCTAGTGCTTCTGCTTCGACTTCACCGGGAAGATGTGCCAGATGTCCTAAACCGCCACAGGTAGCACAGGTTTTACCAAACAACTCGTAAATATTTTGCCCTTGGCGCTTGCGAGTCAGTTCCACTAAGCCAAGTTCCGAAAGCTGGGCAATCTGTGGTCGGGCTTTGTCCTCTTTTAGGGCTTGATTGAAGTGTTCGAGAACCTGTAACTGATCCCGCCTGGTGTCCATATCAATAAAGTCAACAACGATCACCCCAGCTAGATTACGTAGGCGCAGCTGGCGGGCAATTTCTGTTGCTGCCTCACAGTTAGTCCACAAAACCGTTTCCCGTGCTGTAGCTGAGCGGGTAAAGGAACCAGAGTTCACATCAATTACGGTTAGAGCTTCGGTAGGTTCAATGATAATGTAGCCACCAGATGGTAAATCTACTCTTGGCTTGAGGGCTTCTCGAATTGCAGCATTGACCCGGAAATATCCCAAAATTGGCATGCGATCGCGATGATGGTCAATCAAGACCCCCTCTGGTGCTTGACCTCCGCTCCAGCTCAACAAGTGTTGTTTAACCCGTTTAACTGCAGTACTAGAATCGACCACAATCCGATTAACATCAGCAGTGTACATATCCCGGAGGACACGCTGAATAAAATCATCATCCCGATTAAGTAGGGCTGGTGCTCTGGTAGAGGTTGCTTCGAGCTGGACAGCTTCCCATTGTCTTTGCAGGTTTTCCAAATCTTCCATAATGGCTTCTTCGGCTCTGCCTTCAGCTTCGGTGCGCACCAGCACTCCCATGCCCGATGGTTTGATTAGAATTGCTAGAGCTCTGAGGCGATTGCGTTCACTTTCGCTCTTAATCCGCCGAGACAAGTTCACTCCTCGGCCATAAGGCATCAGCACCAAATAGCGACCGGGTAAACTAATATTACCTGTAAGCCTGGGCCCTTTATTACCAGTAGGTTCTTTCATCACTTGCACCAACACCTTCTGCTGGGGAGTCAGCAGTTCGGTGATCGCACCAGACCGGCGTTTCAAGCGCAATGGTCCTAAATCTGTCACATGAATAAAACCATTGCGATCAGGATCCCCAATGTTGACAAATGCTGCATCAATACCCGGTAAGACATTTTCTACAATGCCGAGATAAATATCACCGACCTGGTGATTACCGGTGGCAACTACTAGTTCTTGAATTTGATCTTCCCAAAATACAGCAGCAAGTTG includes:
- a CDS encoding serine/threonine-protein kinase encodes the protein MFINPRGWFGKIIPSHTPNQYTDISTKKDTSSQDNTPLKPARLGFLLAVFFPLFGAISTARDGEGVQRMEKQTQTWFFKLRGPVTGPDNIVILAIDEESLNLNQSYDDNDESQALTDLELIKSWPWKRAAYAKAIERVMAAGAKSVAVSIVLDSPSSYGKADDQRLREVLENYGEKVTLAAIYDTYETVEGEAIKLVKPNSLFETPQLSVGSINYPIEPDGRIYRLANQFPKVWAKNNPELAETSDQLIFTVPSFNEATLAAAQESGLKTKPKPENIFFYGSDAFRSIPFWYVLDDNRWHTRLDDGKYFQDKIVLIGPTASSLPDFHRTPVSDRMAGVEINANAIATLLEGRTIVQAIPNPIHRGVLIFLGVNVVRYLFSRIKRWQVCLGWTVLGVITWGEISYLFFVYEGLILPTAVPIVNITLSGVFCSAMGAMQDLKNKQQLRQTLKHYVSAPIVQEIISGQDDLRNLLEEREEELFATKLSGRYQIIKRLSAGGFGETFIAEDTQRPGNPHCVVKQLKPASNNPQHWQLARRLFQTEAEILEKLGKHHQIPELLAYFDENQEFYLVEEFIKGHPLSDELPAKPIPEANVIAIVVDILKVLQFVHSHSVIHRDIKPDNLIRRKSDQKLVLIDFGAVKEITNQLHSRRNLTNFTVAIGTKGYMPNEQAVGSPRFNSDIYATGMIAVRSLTGIIPSKLPTDPISGDVIWLDKAQVSPELATVVNKMVRYSFRSRYQSAEEVLEALKPLTKTLPTFSFSSLDSSVALESEASTVPAPQKTMVDSDCSSSQKTVPLSESTTVLEEETMVDSDCSSSQKTVSLSESTTVLESKETLF
- the rppA gene encoding two-component system response regulator RppA yields the protein MRILLVDDEIELTDPLSRVLTREGYTVDVAYNGASGNELACVGAYDLLILDWMLPHMSGLEICQQMRSHDTTTPVLFLTAKDTVDDRVMGLDAGADDYLVKPFELRELLARVRALLRRSAATDANPSQRLRVGQIELDLTNQIAYRHGRPIELSEKESQLLGYFMSNVGLLLSHKQIYQHLWPSEEIPKSNNLAALVRLLRRKIEVKGSAPLIHTVYGKGYRFG
- a CDS encoding DUF1350 family protein, which gives rise to MDWQEISGNWVLIPNRPTGIIHFLGGAFIATAPHVTYRLLLEKLAAQRYAVIATPFVNTLDHIAIARDVLNRFETTLNRLQGTNALRKRYLPIYGIGHSMGCKLHLLIGSLFSVERAGNILISYNNYSADRAIPFMEQLNLNPIFQVEFTPSPQETNSLITQRYQIQRNLLIKFTDDEIDQSVSLTQALQKRFPNMVVLQRIPGNHLTPLGQDVTLNPGAVFTPLDAVGQWVKQEVYRDLNRLQREILRWLNPLAVA
- a CDS encoding 2-amino-4-hydroxy-6-hydroxymethyldihydropteridine diphosphokinase — encoded protein: MDQGRVKQANKNRPRCIDLDIVVWNRRIVNPDFYQRDFIKKTVLELIPDLKV
- a CDS encoding IS701 family transposase; the protein is MDVELQILKHSARDAQPTVSVIDQYCEAYKDLFSEVRSYECFKYLHLGIISPIKRKSLPEIAKVVGIKSAQSLHHFLANSPWSATELKSRRLSRMLKALNSEKITVIIDETGDRKKGKKTDYVARQYLGSIGKVDNGIVSVNAYGVYQNITFPLVGKIFKPRGTLKWEDKYKTKIELASEILEELVEEGLNIERVLADSLYGESSQFIRTLEKTKLSYVVAIRSNHGVWMPSEQRVRANKWCKFTRTFSNQKSETRYIREIVYGKKRAITYWEITTDPKTMPENGTSFVMTNLKGNLKKILGDLYGLRTWVEYAFRQCKQELGWTDYRFTKFKDIEKWWEIIFCVYTMISLNSPAFLSLNKSTEVANKVKDADDIQVSNHQQWNHKGGWKNVLNNFRLLIQPIMMLWIIFPWLDILPNSKLLLGLNQLISEINQYQFFFNSG
- the hisG gene encoding ATP phosphoribosyltransferase, translating into MITIALPKGALLKDSIKLLQSVGLDFSTFLDSANRQLQIQDPSQTAQALLVRAQDVPVYVEYGQAQLGIVGYDVLREKTPAVATLGDLHFGYCRMSLAVRAASSYRSPLDLPAHGRVASKFVHCAREYFNNLDLPVEIIPLYGSVELGPITGMSEAIVDLVSTGRTLKENGLIEIDILYESTARLIAHPISYRLNTDGINNLIEQIRELTKVSAESLVS
- a CDS encoding ribonuclease HII — protein: MTTDKVTEVFELPDQSGTPSLVAGVDEVGRGALFGPVVAAAVILPVSVLAQLAIAGVKDSKKLSRKRRQRLSQEIQGLALDWTIGYATSAEIDQLNILQASLLAMKRAVLKLKVKPDICLIDGLHGLPDLPIAQRNLVKGDQRSLHIAAASIVAKVWRDDLIIRLATKYSEYDLTANMGYGTKKHRLALQKYGPCRLHRISFSPCSQAHQ